Proteins encoded in a region of the Oncorhynchus gorbuscha isolate QuinsamMale2020 ecotype Even-year linkage group LG16, OgorEven_v1.0, whole genome shotgun sequence genome:
- the LOC123998956 gene encoding solute carrier family 25 member 39-like isoform X2 — MGERPVVTPSAGITPVQQMLASGTGALLTSVFVTPLDVVKIRLQAQQTPFYQGKCFLYCNGLMDHIYVCQYGASCTSWYKTPTHFSGTLDAFVKITRNEGVRSLWSGLPPTLVMAVPATVIYFTCYDQLRDLLRYGMGFQGNYIPLVAGGLARLGAVSVISPLELVRTKMQSRKLTYSELRVCIRSSVAQDGWLSLWRGWGSTVLRDVPFSALYWFNYELVKAQLCDQYNVSQATFSISFTAGAISGAVAAIVTLPFDVVKTRRQIQLGEMETLGVPVKNLTSTWHIMRGIWAESGYRGLFAGFLPRVIKVAPACAVMISTYEFGKIFFQKMNLDREQQAC; from the exons ATGGGGGAGCGGCCTGTTGTTACCCCCTCAGCTGGGATCACTCCAGTGCAGCAGATGCTGGCCTCTGGCACTGGGGCGCTGCTCACATCAGTGTTCG tCACACCACTGGACGTTGTGAAAATAAGGCTGCAGGCCCAGCAAACACCATTCTATCAAG GGAAGTGCTTCCTGTATTGTAATGGCCTGATGGATCACATTTATGTGTGTCAGTATGGGGCCAGCTGCACCAGCTGGTACAAAACACCAACCCACTTCAGTGGCACCCTG GATGCTTTTGTGAAGATCACGCGCAACGAGGGGGTCAGGTCTCTGTGGAGCGGGCTGCCTCCCACACT GGTGATGGCGGTGCCTGCCACGGTCATCTACTTCACCTGCTATGACCAGCTCAGAGACTTACTGCGCTACGGCATGGGGTTCCAAGGCAACTACATCCCCCTGGTGGCTGGGGGTCTCGCTAGAC tGGGAGCAGTGAGTGTGATCAGCCCATTAGAGCTGGTGCGTACCAAGATGCAGTCCCGGAAGCTGACCTACAGCGAGCTGAGAGTGTGTATCCGCTCTAGTGTTGCCCAGGATGGCTGGCTGTCCCTGTGGAGGGGTTGGGGATCCACCGTCCTACGAGACGTCCCCTTCTCAG CCCTGTACTGGTTCAACTATGAGCTGGTGAAGGCCCAGCTGTGTGATCAGTACAATGTGTCTCAGGCCACCTTCTCCATCAGCTTCACAGCAGGGGCCATCTCTGGAGCT GTGGCTGCCATCGTGACCCTACCTTTTGACGTGGTGAAGACACGAAGACAGATCCaactgggagagatggagacactgGGAG TCCCTGTGAAGAATCTCACATCCACATGGCATATCATGAGGGGAATTTGGGCTGAATCGGGATACAGGGGGCTCTTTGCAG GTTTCCTACCCAGGGTGATCAAAGTTGCCCCAGCCTGTGCTGTCATGATCAGCACCTATGAGTTTGGGAAGATCTTCTTCCAGAAGATGAACCTTGACCGGGAGCAACAGGCCTGctga
- the LOC123998956 gene encoding solute carrier family 25 member 39-like isoform X3 translates to MCVSMGPAAPAGTKHQPTSVAPCSQGQTRCGVCFSQDAFVKITRNEGVRSLWSGLPPTLVMAVPATVIYFTCYDQLRDLLRYGMGFQGNYIPLVAGGLARLGAVSVISPLELVRTKMQSRKLTYSELRVCIRSSVAQDGWLSLWRGWGSTVLRDVPFSALYWFNYELVKAQLCDQYNVSQATFSISFTAGAISGAVAAIVTLPFDVVKTRRQIQLGEMETLGVPVKNLTSTWHIMRGIWAESGYRGLFAGFLPRVIKVAPACAVMISTYEFGKIFFQKMNLDREQQAC, encoded by the exons ATGTGTGTCAGTATGGGGCCAGCTGCACCAGCTGGTACAAAACACCAACCCACTTCAGTGGCACCCTG TTCCCAAGGACAAACACGGTGTGGTGTTTGTTTTTCTCAGGATGCTTTTGTGAAGATCACGCGCAACGAGGGGGTCAGGTCTCTGTGGAGCGGGCTGCCTCCCACACT GGTGATGGCGGTGCCTGCCACGGTCATCTACTTCACCTGCTATGACCAGCTCAGAGACTTACTGCGCTACGGCATGGGGTTCCAAGGCAACTACATCCCCCTGGTGGCTGGGGGTCTCGCTAGAC tGGGAGCAGTGAGTGTGATCAGCCCATTAGAGCTGGTGCGTACCAAGATGCAGTCCCGGAAGCTGACCTACAGCGAGCTGAGAGTGTGTATCCGCTCTAGTGTTGCCCAGGATGGCTGGCTGTCCCTGTGGAGGGGTTGGGGATCCACCGTCCTACGAGACGTCCCCTTCTCAG CCCTGTACTGGTTCAACTATGAGCTGGTGAAGGCCCAGCTGTGTGATCAGTACAATGTGTCTCAGGCCACCTTCTCCATCAGCTTCACAGCAGGGGCCATCTCTGGAGCT GTGGCTGCCATCGTGACCCTACCTTTTGACGTGGTGAAGACACGAAGACAGATCCaactgggagagatggagacactgGGAG TCCCTGTGAAGAATCTCACATCCACATGGCATATCATGAGGGGAATTTGGGCTGAATCGGGATACAGGGGGCTCTTTGCAG GTTTCCTACCCAGGGTGATCAAAGTTGCCCCAGCCTGTGCTGTCATGATCAGCACCTATGAGTTTGGGAAGATCTTCTTCCAGAAGATGAACCTTGACCGGGAGCAACAGGCCTGctga
- the LOC123998956 gene encoding solute carrier family 25 member 39-like isoform X1 gives MGERPVVTPSAGITPVQQMLASGTGALLTSVFVTPLDVVKIRLQAQQTPFYQALAADSASWSGVIRPSKWKCFLYCNGLMDHIYVCQYGASCTSWYKTPTHFSGTLDAFVKITRNEGVRSLWSGLPPTLVMAVPATVIYFTCYDQLRDLLRYGMGFQGNYIPLVAGGLARLGAVSVISPLELVRTKMQSRKLTYSELRVCIRSSVAQDGWLSLWRGWGSTVLRDVPFSALYWFNYELVKAQLCDQYNVSQATFSISFTAGAISGAVAAIVTLPFDVVKTRRQIQLGEMETLGVPVKNLTSTWHIMRGIWAESGYRGLFAGFLPRVIKVAPACAVMISTYEFGKIFFQKMNLDREQQAC, from the exons ATGGGGGAGCGGCCTGTTGTTACCCCCTCAGCTGGGATCACTCCAGTGCAGCAGATGCTGGCCTCTGGCACTGGGGCGCTGCTCACATCAGTGTTCG tCACACCACTGGACGTTGTGAAAATAAGGCTGCAGGCCCAGCAAACACCATTCTATCAAG CTTTAGCTGCTGACTCTGCTTCATGGAGTGGTGTAATCCGCCCCTCCAAAT GGAAGTGCTTCCTGTATTGTAATGGCCTGATGGATCACATTTATGTGTGTCAGTATGGGGCCAGCTGCACCAGCTGGTACAAAACACCAACCCACTTCAGTGGCACCCTG GATGCTTTTGTGAAGATCACGCGCAACGAGGGGGTCAGGTCTCTGTGGAGCGGGCTGCCTCCCACACT GGTGATGGCGGTGCCTGCCACGGTCATCTACTTCACCTGCTATGACCAGCTCAGAGACTTACTGCGCTACGGCATGGGGTTCCAAGGCAACTACATCCCCCTGGTGGCTGGGGGTCTCGCTAGAC tGGGAGCAGTGAGTGTGATCAGCCCATTAGAGCTGGTGCGTACCAAGATGCAGTCCCGGAAGCTGACCTACAGCGAGCTGAGAGTGTGTATCCGCTCTAGTGTTGCCCAGGATGGCTGGCTGTCCCTGTGGAGGGGTTGGGGATCCACCGTCCTACGAGACGTCCCCTTCTCAG CCCTGTACTGGTTCAACTATGAGCTGGTGAAGGCCCAGCTGTGTGATCAGTACAATGTGTCTCAGGCCACCTTCTCCATCAGCTTCACAGCAGGGGCCATCTCTGGAGCT GTGGCTGCCATCGTGACCCTACCTTTTGACGTGGTGAAGACACGAAGACAGATCCaactgggagagatggagacactgGGAG TCCCTGTGAAGAATCTCACATCCACATGGCATATCATGAGGGGAATTTGGGCTGAATCGGGATACAGGGGGCTCTTTGCAG GTTTCCTACCCAGGGTGATCAAAGTTGCCCCAGCCTGTGCTGTCATGATCAGCACCTATGAGTTTGGGAAGATCTTCTTCCAGAAGATGAACCTTGACCGGGAGCAACAGGCCTGctga